One stretch of Miscanthus floridulus cultivar M001 chromosome 18, ASM1932011v1, whole genome shotgun sequence DNA includes these proteins:
- the LOC136519960 gene encoding uncharacterized protein: MSSVSPKKLPLLDDEESRNRNNRSMNNEGGDGGGFSWLTALGFGFLTFNSGMAIYRSDRDLGSIAFVAGSYVDLVLLFLCLRLFEMTPRDSPRRGWLKACVWALTTLLTVMFSQKVAAIMPAPVALLVWAMAFATIAGGFYAFFIHQDKTALVEAANQ; this comes from the coding sequence ATGTCTTCGGTGTCCCCAAAGAAGCTTCCGCTTTTGGACGATGAAGAATCGAGAAACCGAAATAATAGGAGTATGAACAACGAAGGAGGAGACGGCGGCGGATTCTCATGGCTGACAGCGCTCGGGTTCGGGTTCCTGACCTTCAACTCGGGCATGGCCATCTACCGCTCCGACCGCGACCTCGGGTCGATAGCGTTCGTGGCGGGGTCGTACGTGGACCTGGTGCTGCTCTTTCTCTGCCtccgcctgttcgagatgacgccgcGGGACTCGCCTCGCCGCGGGTGGCTCAAGGCCTGCGTCTGGGCGCTGACCACGCTGCTCACCGTCATGTTCTCCCAGAAGGTGGCGGCCATCATGCcggcgccggtggcgctcctcgTGTGGGCGATGGCGTTCGCCACCATCGCCGGCGGCTTCTACGCCTTCTTCATCCACCAGGACAAGACTGCCCTTGTGGAGGCGGCGAACCAGTAG